The following nucleotide sequence is from Deltaproteobacteria bacterium GWA2_45_12.
AGCTGGGTGTGGTTCCACAAAGCTACCTTTATACGGTGAAAGTCTATTTTGAATTGCCTGCTTCCCTAGCTGGGCCCCAAGATCAAGCTAAGATCAATGAACTCTATGACACTTTGGCACAAACACTCTATCCTTACGCCCGCTATGCACGGCTTAATAACCTAGAACCACTCACTGTATTCTTAACCGAACCTTCCCGGGCTTATGAAGCCATGAGAGAAGCAGGTTATAAAGGAGAAGAGGATATTGAAGAATTTAACCAAGAAGAGAAAGAGGCGGAAATAACACCGGATTTATTTGTAGGCGTTGCAGGCCGGGCATTTACTTTTCACAAACGTTCAGGCCATGCCATCTGGATGCTTGCCAATACGAATCCGGCCCTCATGCGTGAAGTAGGTTCACATGAGATTACGCATCTGTTGCCTATGGATGAAGATCCTCAGGCCCTTTATGCTGTAGTGAACATTTTTAACCAGATATTCGAAGGTAATTTCGAGGAAATGGCCTCCTATGTGGAGCTTTTAGGCCTGAGGAACAAGCTGGAGTATCAGGCACAAAAAAAGGGGCCCGATTTGTCAGCGCAGATCAGCGATGTTGAAACCAAATTGGCCCCTTATTCCCAAAAGATCCTTCTTTATTTTCCTTCACTTTACGCATTTGAATCCACACTTGTTTTTGATACTCACGGAAATTTCATTCACTTTCAGCCCAGGGAGATTGTGCCTGAATTGATGGCAAGCCTGCGCAATCAAGGCGGGGGAAGACCCATGGTAGAACAAGTGAGACCTCAGCTGGTGCAAGCTGAACTCTGTGGATATGAGACAGCACAGGGGGTTAAAGCCTGTGACCAACACCTCACTCTCTGGAGCAATTCGCCTTTTGAACAATTTGAAGTAAAAGACCCCCAGGTTTTTACAGCCCAAATCAAAGCTGCTATTCAAAAGAAGAATCAAAATCTGGATAAACTGCTTTTTGCGATGAGACTTGTTTTAAATAAATACATGCAACAAAAAGAGCCCTCGAAAACTGCCACTCAAAAAACTTTGGGCACTCTCATCTCTATCCGTCGCCGTTATTTAGCCTTGGCCAAAAGATTAAACATGAGCTTTAAAAGCCTGGATTCCATGTCACAAAATACTAAAGGCAGCGAGGTTGTCATTGATCCGGCCACACAATTACTGCTCAGTTTTGCTGATGAGGTGTATCCAAAACAACATTCGGTCATTACTCCTTTATTGGACGTTATTGATCACTTAAAAGAAAAGGATGAAGAACTGTGGGTGCTCTTAAATCTGGCGCGTGGGGGTTCCTCTGCCCGAAAAGCCTTGGATCACTTAAAAGCGAAGGGTATCCAACTCGCTAAAACAAATCCAGATCAGCTACGAGGGCATTTAGGGCTTATTTGGGATTGTTTGCTCAACACAGGGAATGAAGCCATTGAAGTTTATGCGGCTATCTATCCATTTATTTCCGGCGATATCTTAGGTTCCTATGAACAAATGGACAAGGCACCCACTGGGGGCGAAGATTGGCGCACGGATAAAGAATATTGTTTTTTTGAAATGGCCCGTGAACTAAGCAAAGAGGAACTAAAAGATTATAGAAAACTTTACCGTGATCTTATTTTTCCGATTTGGGAACATGCAGAAGAAGGTCACCTGGCAAAAGCCCTTTATAGCCTTGATTTAATCGCCGCGGATGTAAAAGAGCAGTGGTATTGCGACGATTTTAGCCTCTGGTTAAGAGAGAAAGATAAACCACTCTTACTCGAACGTGAAAAGAACAAGGGAAGATGGGTTAACCAAACCATCGCAGAAAATTTAAACACCCTTTCGCCTGCTCACCAATTTGCCTGTTTAACTTTAACCAAAATAGTTTGGTCTCCTGAGCTTGATTTTTATAGTGAAGCAGATACAACTCTTTTCAAGCTGGCGCTTAGTCAAGTTACAGAGGATGAGGCCAAAATCTATATAGACTTATTTTCAGGTTTCGCGGCAGATCATCCTTTAAATAAGGCGTTAAGAGCCCGTTTTACGTTGCAACGTTATGAAGCCTTAAAAATATGGGGGAAAATGGGGAAAAAAGCCTGGATAAAATTACTCACTGAACGCTTTCAGCAAAATCTAAAACCTGATTCAAACTCCCTACCCGATGATTTCGAAGTCGCCTTTGTCTTAAAAACTTTCGATGGGGTGGCCCTAAACCATTACGTCAATACTTACCGCGCCTTCTTTTTGGCAAACTCCCACTTGCTGTCAGAGGGCTTGTCGTTCGCCAGCTATTTCCAACATCTGGGACGACCTGAAATTGAAAAAGAGCTAGTGACGGCCTTTCTTTCCAATCCCAAGCTTGAAAAATCTAAAAATTCCAAATGCAGTGCTTTCCGGCAGGCACGGCAGCTCGTACAAGAGGGAAAATGGTCCGAACTTAAAGTCTACTTCAAAGATCATGAGCAGGACCTGCCGCCCGTTGCCATTTTTTATCTCATGGATCAATCCACCATTCCAGCCCCCTTGAAGGCAGAACTGTATGAAGCCCTTGCCCCAAACTTAAGGATTGTGGGCGAAAGAAGGCCCTCTGAATTTTTACTTTCATACTATCGTGCGCAAGGCGAAGCCGAAAAAGAGGAGAGAATACTTTGGGTTTTTATGTGGAAAGAGGGTGATAAAAAATCGGAAAACGATTTTAGCAGCAGGTTAGCTGAGCTTCATTATCAGATGAAAGATTATGATAGCGCGTTTGATTTTTCTTATTACGCTTTAGTAGAAAACGATTACGCAAAATGGACGGATTTTATCAAAACTCATATTGTAGAATGTGCTACACATTATGTCTCAAGTATTCTAGACTTACCGGTCAATTTTCAATACAAGTATGCCATCCAAAAATTGAAACACATTGATGAACAATTGAAAAAACACGACCCCGAAGGAGCAGAAAAGATTGAGGACCTTTTGCAAAAATTAAAAGACAAGATGGAAAAGCATGATTTTTAAGGCACTTTCTTAATCAACACCCTATTGAATCCACGAAATCTCGATCTGACTCTCTATTTTTTTAAAGTCACGATCTCCTGTAATCAGAATTCCCTTGTTAAGGGAGGTGAGAGCCGCTGCAAAGCAGTCGGCATAGGGTAGGCCAAATTCGGATTTAAAACTTGCTGCTTCACGGGTGAGGTTTTGGTCCACATCCATGATTTCGAGATTCATCATTCCCATCGTTTTTTCGATTGTGTTTCTCTGTTCTTTTCCATGTCTGATTTCGACAGTATAAAGAACTTCACCCCAATTGACTGTGGAGATGAGGAGTTGTTGATTGGTTTGGGTGGCCTGCGTAAGAAGCTCCAAAACCTTCTCCCCTCCCTTTTGCCCTTCGAAATAGCAAAGGAGGGCCCAGCTATCGAGGATTTTTGGCTTTTTTTCTTTCATGAAGATTGTCGGTTCTGCGGGTTTGTTCAAGAGTTTGGGTGAGGTTTGAACCTTTGAGGAGCCCAAAGGATTGTTTGTAAAATCTCTCTGTGGCGGGATGGAGTAAAATCTCTCCATTTTTTTCTTCAATAAAAATGGTCGTGCCCGCGCTTAAGCCCAATGTTTTTCTGATATCTGATGGGATTACAATCTGTCCTTTGGAGGTAATGGTAGAAGAGTAAGTCATGATAAAATTAAGTTTACTTATTTATAAATGTAAGTCAATCCATATTAAAGCGATATATATCTCATTGAATTTATTGGTAAAATAACAAAAACCTCAATATCCAGAAGGGTCGATTGTATTCCGATCATTTTGAGTGGGTACGTCCTTATCCTTCACTTCAACCTTCATCTTATTCATCTTATCGAGATCATCCTTTTCTTTCCTTTTTTTCTCCTGCTTGGCGGTCTCTCTTTGATTGTCATATTCGTTGAGCTCGAAGGCATCCGCGTTCCCATCATATTCTTTGTCATGGACGTAATTCCCATCGTGGGCGAAGGCAATTTTCAAAGGAAGTACAAGGAGAAGGATGAAAGGAAGTTTTTTGAGAAGGTTAAGATATCTCATGGGTAATTTAACGTACGTCTTGTAAATTTGGTTTTAAGCTGACTTCTTAATCAACACCCTTCTTTCAATCTCAAAAATCTTCTCCGGAATCTTTTCCTTTCCCAAATCTTTTTTGTTGTTCTCTTTGATGAACAGATCAACATCGTATTTTTCGAGAGCGGCCTTGGGACGGATGTTTTTTAGGCCGATTAATTGGAAGGTGACGACTCCTGCATTGATGGGCGCAGCAAGCGGCGCCCCTACATCTAATACGCGGGAGATGGCGTAGACCGTGTCACCGCTGACCGCAGGTTGGGTGTGGTAACCTTCGGTGTATCCAAAATCCATGAGAGCATTTTCCGTTGTGTCGCGGCTGGCCAACCCTGCGAGCCAGGCGAACACCAATCCCCCATAAACAATGGGCTCGCCGCTCATGGCCCCCGTACGGGCCGTAGAGTAGAGGCGATCGTAGTGAAGCGGATGCGTGTTCATCACGCGATAGGTCCAGGGGAAATGCTCGTCGGTGATGGTTCGGCCGTTAGCGTGGACGATGATGTCGCCGACGTTGAAATTTTCGAAATAGGTACCGACTCCCGTCAAGTTTTTCGGAGGATTGGATTTAAACTCCGGTATTTCGACTGTCAGGGTTGGTGTGTCCGGGAAGGGCTGGCCGCTTACGGTAGTTGGGTTGCTCTTTTTACCGCTAGCTGCCACCATGATTTTGCGGTCGTATTGTAAAACCAGTTCATTTTTTTGATTAAGTGCAATGGTGCGGATGGTCACAATGCCGGGCTTACCTTCCTTGGCCTGTTTTTTCAAAACTTTGGTGAGTGAACGAAGTGTGTCGCCGGGATAAACAGGTTTTGTAAAGCAGACATTGTAGTAACCCAGATTGGCGATAGCTTTTTCAGAATCGTTTTGAACTCCCAAAGAAAGGGCAATGTTCATGACCATGAGGGGAGAAACCACCAAATCCTTAAACCCATGGGCCTTGGCAAATTCTTCATTTAAGTAGAGAGGATTGGTTTCCATGAAGGTGGTGGCAAATTCGATCGCAAAACCTTTTGTGATCGTGACTCCGCGGGGGTGGCAAAACACTTCGCCTTCTTCAAAGTCTTCCAACACACGACCGTATTGGGGATATTTGATCTGTTGTAAGGGCAATTCATGAATTGCCCCTACCGTTTTAAATGGGGGGTAGGGGATGGTAGGCATAGGATCTCCTGTGGAATCAATTTTATCCCTTCGACTCCGCTCAGGGCCCGAGATCGGTCATTGAGCGGAGTCGAAATGACATGATTATTATTTCAATTTCTCTTCCAACAACGTCCTTGCAATTACACGCAGCGCAAGCACATCTTCGGCCCCTTCAAAAATACTTAATACACGGGCATCCAAATAATAGCGGCTGACGGCGTATTCCTCGGCATAACCCATGCCACCATGTAATTGCATGGCTTCGCGGGTGACCCATTCAGCCACCTTGCTGGCGTAATATTTGACCAGGGAAGCTTCCATCACACCCTGATGCTGGTCCATAAGGCGTGCGGCATGATAGGTCAGCTGGCGACTGGCCTGAATAATGGCTGCCATGCGGACTAACTTGTATTTGGTGATCTGATATTGGCCTATGGGTTTGCCAAAGACGGAGCGTTCCAGCGAGTATTGCAACGCTTTTTCGAAGGCGGCTTGCATCACCCCCAAGGCCCGTGCGGCTGTTTGTAAGCGTCCGCCGGCAAAACCCGCCATTTGAAGATAGAAGCCCTTTCCGAGCCCGGCATTGCCACCGATTACATTTTGGGCCGGAACAAAATAATCCTGGAAGGAGACCTCAAAGCTATGCATGCCACGATAGCCGATGGTGGCAATGGCTTTGCCTTCGATATGGCCCCCATTGGGTTGGTCATAACTAAAAGAGTGGCCATCAAAGCGCGGTTTTTCAGCGATCAAAATGGAAAGACCCTTGTGTCCTTTTGACAAATCAGGATCGGTGCGCGCCAATACCAGAAGAGTGTCGGCATAACCGGCAAAGGTGCACCATGTTTTCACTCCGTTCAGCACCCAGCCATCGCCCTTGCGCGTGGCAGAGACTTTCATGCTGGCGACGTCCGAGCCAAAATCGGGTTCGGTCACGGCGACCGCGACCATCTTATCGCCCAAGGCAATCGGGGGAAGCCATTTTTGTTTTTGCTCTTCGGTGCCGCCTTTTAAAAGAGCTTTTGCCAAAATTTCGGGGCGGGTGATCAAGCTGCCGGCAGCACCTAAAGAGCCGCGGCTCAATTCCTCCGTCACGATGATCATACCCATGTTGTCGGGCTTGGCGTCGTCTTGGAATCCGCCATACTGTTGGGGAATGGAAAGACCGAAGCAACCAAGCTCCTTTAATCCATTCATGATCGAATCGGGAATGAGGAGATCTTCTCGATGGATTTTCTCGGCCAACGGCATCACTTGGTCTTCAGCGAATTTTTTGAACGTGTCGCGGATCAAGTTTTGATCTTCGGTCAAACCGTATTCACCACCGGATTTGCGGTTTTCAATCAAGCCTGCCAAGGGCTCGAAAAATGAGGGGGAGAGGGTTTCGTTGACGAAATCAATCAAGGCGTTGTCCCAAATGGTCTTTCCCAAAAAATCATGCGCAAGACCTGTTTTGGAAATATGGGGGACGATTTTGGAAGCGACGTCGTTTAAGGCATCGGCCACGTAGAACATGGCGAGTTTTCCTTCGAGCTCGCCACCCAAACGCGCTGCGTATTCCACCACTTGGCTGGCCGTCACGAGTTCGCTTTTGATCCACACGCAATCGGAGGCTAAAACTTGATGTTGATCCAGTTTGGAGACGGAGATTTGGCCTTCTTTGTTGGTTTCTTTCACCAGGAAATTGAGGATGAAATCAAGAACGGTGTTGGCCTGATTTAAATATTGGGAGAGAGTGGTTTTGTTGAATGTCATGGGAAAGTCCTTTATTTTTGTTCTCGTTCCCACGCTCCTGCGTGGGAACGCAGTTTTCCGACGCTCCAGCGTCGGCTTATTGTGTTTCCACGCAGGAGCGTGGGAACAAGCTATACGGAGTCACGAGTAACGATCCACGATCCATCATGAAAAAAAAGCCTTCTGTGCAGTCTCCGGTAATTTCTGGCCGGAAACCTTGGCAATTTGCACAAGCTCCCAATAATAACGATAAGTGGCACGATCGTGGAGTTCCCCTGCATATTGAATAGGGCCCCAGGCGGCTTCCTGGGCGGCAAGTAAGATGTTACAACCTGTTTCAATTTGTGAATAGTCAGGGAGCATGGCGCCCACGATGGCATCGATTTGAGTGGGATAAATGGACCACATTCTTAAAAAACCAAATTCATTGCGGGCGCGGGTGGCATCGGCCTTGGTCTTCTCGAAATCTTTCAAGTCAAGGGTCACATTGTGTGCAGGAACAATGCCGTAGGCCAGGGCGGCCGCACACATATTGCCTTTGGCACGGGCAATAAGGGCATGTTCAAACTGGCCCGGGGAACGCATGCAAGAATCGGGAATGGCTCCGTGGTGACCACTGACAAAGTCCATAAGACCGAAGTCAAGCACCTGCATCCAGGGAAGGGCGGCAATTTCAAAAACATCCTTGAGTGCGCCGTGGGTTTCGATCAACACGTGGATGGGAATTTCGCGCTTCACATTATTTTTTGTGGCCGTTTCCTGGATATAAGAAATCATTTCCTTTACCTGAGAAACTGCGGTGGGCTTAGGAATGGTGATGTAAGCCAATTCATTCCCGGCACCTCCCACCAAAATATCGACGTCTTTTTTCCAGTGTGAATGGGTATAGTCATGCACGCGGGCTCCGGCCATCTTGTGCTTGTTAAGGGGGCCCTTGGCCATGCCCACAATCATTTCGGCATGTTCTTTTTCCTTGCCTGTGGGGGCACCGTCTTCGCAATCCATCGTAATATCAAAAACACCCCCCTTGGTGTTTTGCAATTCCATGGCTTTGGTGATCAGTTTTTCAGAGCCAGCAAAATGCTCGCATGTGGGAATGATGGGAAAGGGTTTTTCACCGGCAAACAAGGCTTCGTTGGGATGTTTTTTCATTTTGTTTTCTCCAATATGTTGGTGGAATGTGGTCCCTGAGCTTCGTTGAAGGGACGGTTCGCTTCGACTTCGCTCAGCGACCGGAGAGTGGTCTCCGACAATTCAATCAAAACACCCCCAGTTGATTTGGGGTGCACAAAAGCAATTCTCTTTCCATGTGCGCCGATACGGGGTTTTTCATCGATGAGGACAACGCCCTTGGCTTTCAGTTCTTTTAATCTTTCTTCAATGTTTTCGACCTCAAGGCAAATGTGATGCAACCCCCCACGCCCATTTTTTTGCAAAAAATTGGAAATGGGGCTTGCAGGGTCGGTGGGGAATAAAAGCTCAAGATTACTTTCCCCTACACCAAAAAAAGCCGCCCGCACTTTTTGGTCAGCCACTTCTTCAATGTGCTCCGGTTTTTTACCCAAAAGGGACTGGTAAAGGGCAATCCCCTTGTCCAGATCAGGAACGGCAATCGCCACATGGTCGATTTTTTTGAACTTAAGTTCTTTCATAGAAAAAAATGAACGTTTGGCTCATAACCTACAGGGGTTTTATCTGTCAAATTTTTATATGGTTGATTTGCTGACATAGGGGCAGGAGATATGTCCCTTAACTAGGGGTGATTCATATCTGTCCGCACCAAATTTTTTCTTTTGCCAAAGAAGTAATGAAGGTTAAGCCCTCCGGCAATGTCTTTATAATCATCCCCATAACGAAAGTTCACACCTAATTCGGGAGTAAAATGACTGCTGACAAGAGTCATGGCAGATAAGTTTCCCGAGACAGAAGGCCCGGTCTGGTTTTTTGTGGCGTAAAATCGTCCATCGTTATTAAAGGGAAAGTAAGGTGTTTTTGGTTTACGAATATGTTGAAGTCCCACATTGACATTACCTTCAAAAATGGTTTTTTTCACGTCCTGACTTTGAAAAAGGGCGCCGAAGCCTCCTTGGACAAAATGTTTTGGACTGAAATAACCGCCGTGTCCAAAGGTGAAGTGGCTTAAATCCCTGTGATAGTTCTGGTACTGAACAAAGGGGCCCACAATGATGTTTTCAAATACACTTGTTTTCCATACCCGGCCTATTTGCTCTCTTAATCCAAAAGTCTGGTTTCCCTTTACGTGGCTTCCTTTTAAGTAGTTCCACAGTATTTGACTTGAAAGATTCCATCTTTCACCCAGGGTTACATTGTGGTCTGCGACTCCCCCAAATCTTAAGACACGTCCCCAATCATCATCGGTGTAGGGATCTTTGAGGCCTGTATAAGACAGAAGGCTTTCATCGGTGGGTTCTGCAAATAAACGTAATGAAACAAAAGCCTTGTTCCACCAGAATGAAATTTTAAAAAAACCGGTGGGAAGGGGGAAGATTTTTCCTCCGATGGGTGTAGTGCCAGATCCTAATTCAATGCGAGAAGGTCCTTCGTGTATGAAACTGATTTCAGGAAGAAGCCCATGGGCCAGTTTTTCTGTGGGGCCAAAGGTAAAGGCGCCTGGTGGATTGGCAGGGCTTCCAATGAGGGAAAGGTTATCCGCTTGTCCTGTTTTGAGCATTACGTGAGAAAGTTTGAATTGAATTTGACTTAAGTCGCTCAACCCTTGTTTAAAACTTAAGGAGGGGAGCATTATTGAATTAAGATGATCAAGGCCGTCTTCCCCTGATTTGAAGCGGCCGCTAAAGCCTAGAGTGACCGAGCTTGTGTGTGTGTTCTCTAATTGGGGGAAAAGATCGGGTTTGTAGAACAGGGCTCGGGCATATCTTTCTTGGTTGAAATTTTTCTGGGCCAGGTTTTTGTTCCATACCTCATCAAAGGCGGGGGACCCTCTTAAGGCCAAAAGGGGTTTTGTGTTTTTAGCCTTGGTGCAGCTGTAATAGGCGCCTTCGGCCATGCTGGTTGAAGATTTCTTTTTGTACAATTCCAAAAACAGGGTGCACGCTTTGGGGTAATCCTTTTGTTTGTAAATATTCCAGGCTTCCACTTCCTGGTTAACGATGGATTTTTTCTTGAAAGATTTTTTGTTGATGGAAGGAAGCGGTTTTGTTTGTTGAGGGATGTTTGGATTGGAACTGTAAGCAGCGCCCTCTTTTGTTTTGTATTTAGAAACAGATTTCTGGTTTTCTTGGGGTAAGCCGGCAAGGGGCACCAGTGCGATTAATCCCATCAGGATGAATTTTTTCATGAAGCGGCTCCTTGGTAAGCCATGCGTGATAATAGGCATAGGGCCGACGAATAATAGTCGTCATTTTTGTCAAGTTTGGGCCAGTTTATCTTTTCGTCGGGGTCCGCTTGTATGAGTGTGGCAATACATTCAAAGCCTGTGGGAGCACGGTAGTCTGAAATGGTATTTGTATTTACATTGATGGTGGCCGGGAAATCGGGATTTTGGCTCCAATAGGCGGTAAAGGGTTCTTTAAGGGGTGTGTCCAAAAGCCCACCCCAAGCCAGGTAGAGCGGGATACGAATGGCATCAAAGCCGAAGTTTTCATTTTGTGCGGAGGACATTGTCTCTTCTTGATTGAAGGTGACCCAGTCGGAGGGAAGTTGCCATTGGCCAAAACGGGCTTTTTTAATCTGTTCCATTCCTGAATCGATAAGGTCTTGCCAGGGGCCATTTGGATCAACCTGTGCAAAGGTTTGGAGGGCAGGGAATACATAATAAGACAAATTCAAAATGATTTCGTTTTCTTTTTGAAAACCAACTTCAGCTGGTAGAAGAATGAAATGGTTATTTTGCGAAATAACCAGCTTCTTTTTGATATCACCCAAAATTTTTAGGGCTCTTTTTTTATGGCTGGGGTTGTCCCATTGTTTTGAAGCTAAAATCAGGGCCCAAGCCACCAGGATGTCTCCATCGGTGGCATTGTTGGGATCAGTGACTTTTTTGTCGAACTTCCATGAAAGAAGCGCATCAGGTCTGGTTTGCAGGTTTTTCCTTGTCCATTTCCATAATCGATTGAAGGTCAGCGGATCATCAAAATGAACCGACAAGATCATGCCATACCCTTGTCCTTCCGAGTGGCTGATATTGCCATTGCCCGTATCGAGCACACGGCCATCTTGGGTGACAAAACGGCTTTTAAAAGCCATCCAAGAAGGATCTGCGTCAGAACATGAAACGCTCAGAAAAAGGACAAGTTGAAGGAGTATTTTCATCATATTTTGATGAGATGTCCTTAACGGTTATTTGAAGACTTAAAATGGCTTACCTTTTTTCGAAGCACGCTTGAAAGTAAAAGGATGAGCCCAATGACAAGCATGATCCATACCCATGGTTTTTTTGAAGCCATGTACCCGGCTTTGCCAATGAAGCCCAGTTTGCCCACATTGTAAGTGGGCATGGTTTTTTGCCAGGCCATCAGATCGCGGGTTTCTTTCCAAATGGTGGTATCCCCTTTTAAGGCGCTCCATAGCGAGCTATCTACCAAATGATTTATACGATTTTCCAAAATCCCGGAATTGGCTGCAGTAACAGCTAACTGGGTTGTCCCGTTTTTTCCTTCAAACATGCTGATAAGGCCGTAGTTTCCAAGACCGCCTTGAGGGCTATTCTGGGTTTGTGTGGCACTTGTTTGGTTTTGTTTGGGCATGTATGAATTGATTTGTGTAAATAGTTTTTCGACACTTAAAACGCCGGCAGGGGCCTTATATGCCAGCGGGAGAAGCGTTTCCACACTTCCTATCAAAAGGGTGTTTTTAGACACACTGGCCTTGGAAACTTGCTCGATTCCTGTGATGGGGTTCCCTGAAATTTGAGCCAGTTTACTGACAAGGGTAAAGGCCGCGGCCCTGTTTTCATTGGCCCCTAAGACAACCTGAAGGTCACCGTTGTTGAAGGGGAAGCCGGTTTTCCCGAATAATTCGAGATTGGGAAGGCTGACATAATGATTGGCTGGGGGAATGATGAGTTCGGAATCGTCATAAAGGGTGAAAAGCAGATTGGCATCCTGAATATAGGTGCAACGGTCGGTAAGCAAGGGAACCATTTCAGGCTGGAATGTGAGTGTATTTTTTCCTGGGACCAAAGATCGCACAGGGAGATCAATGCGATAATCTCTAAACGAGGCACCTTCTTCGCTATTTAATAAAATACCTTTTTCAAAATTATCGTTTAAATTGATGTTGATGACGGAATCTTTTCTTAAGCCGGCTCCATAGGCAAAATGAAGTTTTAGTTGAACCACATTTCCATCATAGGAATAAAAATCGGCAGGCACCCAAAATTCAAGGGCGATGGGTGTTGCGATGAAGCCAGAAAGAGTTTTTGTTTTGTAACCCAGATCTGTCAATAAATAATGACCACTGGCCTCAAGAAGAAGGTTACGTTTGTTGTTGGTAGATTCTTGTGTGATTTTGGTTACATTGAGGCTGGGTGTGTCAGGCAGTGGAAAGTTGAGGTTTAAAAGGCTGTAAAGGGCGGTGGTTACCTCCTCATCGGTGTTTCCCGAAACAACAAGGACAAAGTATTTCTTGTTGTTTGAAAGTGGTTCAATTCCTAAAAATCCATTTTGAATGGAGTTAAGTGTTGCTTTTGAAATCAAGGGAGCCACCTCTTTTTTTAAGCCGACAATGATACTATCCGAATCGTTGGGGAGTGAGGTGCTTTCAGTGATGTTGACAGGGATATATTTGTAGCGCAACCCGACCGATTGTGCAGCCAGGGCGCCCCAGGCAAAATTTTTGGAAATATCGCCCGGCAATGCCAAATGAAGCTTGGCCTGGTTAGTTGCAAGAGGAGTTATTAAATCTTGAAGTTGGGCCAAGGTGGGTTTTTCAAGCGTTTTGGGACTTGTCTCAAGTTTTAACAGGGAACGGTCTGTGTCGATCTGGGTCCATAATTCTGGGGAAGAAGGATCTTCGCAATCAAGGGTGTAATGTAAAATGGCGCTAAAACGGATTTCATTGTACCCCACGCGTAATAAATCCGTTGGAAGATCGATATCCAATTCCACTTCAGGGGCTGTGGCTTTTAACGGTATTTGTGTAATAATTTTTCCATTAAGGCTGATGTTTAATTGGGATCTTTTTTCCAAAAGGGAAAGTGAGTTGGTCAGTTCCAGATGAAGCTGGGCCTTTTCAACCTGATTACGAGGGGAAACAGGAAAAAAGAGGGCTTTGC
It contains:
- a CDS encoding acyl dehydratase, giving the protein MPTIPYPPFKTVGAIHELPLQQIKYPQYGRVLEDFEEGEVFCHPRGVTITKGFAIEFATTFMETNPLYLNEEFAKAHGFKDLVVSPLMVMNIALSLGVQNDSEKAIANLGYYNVCFTKPVYPGDTLRSLTKVLKKQAKEGKPGIVTIRTIALNQKNELVLQYDRKIMVAASGKKSNPTTVSGQPFPDTPTLTVEIPEFKSNPPKNLTGVGTYFENFNVGDIIVHANGRTITDEHFPWTYRVMNTHPLHYDRLYSTARTGAMSGEPIVYGGLVFAWLAGLASRDTTENALMDFGYTEGYHTQPAVSGDTVYAISRVLDVGAPLAAPINAGVVTFQLIGLKNIRPKAALEKYDVDLFIKENNKKDLGKEKIPEKIFEIERRVLIKKSA
- a CDS encoding acyl-CoA dehydrogenase, with the translated sequence MTFNKTTLSQYLNQANTVLDFILNFLVKETNKEGQISVSKLDQHQVLASDCVWIKSELVTASQVVEYAARLGGELEGKLAMFYVADALNDVASKIVPHISKTGLAHDFLGKTIWDNALIDFVNETLSPSFFEPLAGLIENRKSGGEYGLTEDQNLIRDTFKKFAEDQVMPLAEKIHREDLLIPDSIMNGLKELGCFGLSIPQQYGGFQDDAKPDNMGMIIVTEELSRGSLGAAGSLITRPEILAKALLKGGTEEQKQKWLPPIALGDKMVAVAVTEPDFGSDVASMKVSATRKGDGWVLNGVKTWCTFAGYADTLLVLARTDPDLSKGHKGLSILIAEKPRFDGHSFSYDQPNGGHIEGKAIATIGYRGMHSFEVSFQDYFVPAQNVIGGNAGLGKGFYLQMAGFAGGRLQTAARALGVMQAAFEKALQYSLERSVFGKPIGQYQITKYKLVRMAAIIQASRQLTYHAARLMDQHQGVMEASLVKYYASKVAEWVTREAMQLHGGMGYAEEYAVSRYYLDARVLSIFEGAEDVLALRVIARTLLEEKLK
- a CDS encoding aldolase, yielding MKKHPNEALFAGEKPFPIIPTCEHFAGSEKLITKAMELQNTKGGVFDITMDCEDGAPTGKEKEHAEMIVGMAKGPLNKHKMAGARVHDYTHSHWKKDVDILVGGAGNELAYITIPKPTAVSQVKEMISYIQETATKNNVKREIPIHVLIETHGALKDVFEIAALPWMQVLDFGLMDFVSGHHGAIPDSCMRSPGQFEHALIARAKGNMCAAALAYGIVPAHNVTLDLKDFEKTKADATRARNEFGFLRMWSIYPTQIDAIVGAMLPDYSQIETGCNILLAAQEAAWGPIQYAGELHDRATYRYYWELVQIAKVSGQKLPETAQKAFFS
- a CDS encoding methylmalonyl-CoA epimerase produces the protein MKELKFKKIDHVAIAVPDLDKGIALYQSLLGKKPEHIEEVADQKVRAAFFGVGESNLELLFPTDPASPISNFLQKNGRGGLHHICLEVENIEERLKELKAKGVVLIDEKPRIGAHGKRIAFVHPKSTGGVLIELSETTLRSLSEVEANRPFNEAQGPHSTNILEKTK